In Helicobacter mastomyrinus, a single genomic region encodes these proteins:
- the miaB gene encoding tRNA (N6-isopentenyl adenosine(37)-C2)-methylthiotransferase MiaB: MKLFIQTMGCAMNERDSAHMIAELQDKLQYTLTNNAKEADLILINTCSVREKPEKKLFSEIGAFAKEKKQGAKIGVCGCSASHLGAEIIKKAPSVDFVLGARNVSKITQVLSRPKAVEVDIDYDDSTYVFASPQTMGIKAMLNISIGCDKKCSYCIVPFTRGREISIPKDLLLTEAKKLVQNGAKELLLLGQNVNHYGVRFSHPHPRTNFTDLLQELSQIDGLYRIRFTSPHPLHMDDEFLEAFATNPKIAKGIHIPLQSGSSRILKMMKRGYDKQWYLSRIEKLKSLLPNVGIGTDIIVGFPTESNADFADTMEVVKIVGFDTLYSFVYSPRPYTSAYSYDKSMQVPPEVAKERLAQLQNLHKDILRKKAQEEKGRVYEVLVENHRDDDMQCFSEGRTSHNKLIKIIGKALPIGAIVQTKITHNEGGALMGEFIRELSLKEALEFNIRAANAK, encoded by the coding sequence ATGAAATTATTTATCCAAACGATGGGTTGTGCGATGAATGAGCGTGATTCAGCACATATGATTGCTGAATTGCAGGATAAACTGCAATATACCCTTACAAATAATGCCAAAGAGGCAGATTTGATACTCATTAATACCTGCTCCGTGCGGGAAAAGCCTGAAAAAAAACTATTTTCAGAAATTGGAGCATTTGCTAAAGAAAAAAAACAAGGTGCAAAAATCGGTGTGTGTGGTTGCAGCGCGAGCCATCTAGGGGCAGAGATTATTAAAAAAGCCCCGAGTGTGGATTTTGTGCTAGGGGCAAGAAATGTCTCTAAAATCACGCAAGTCCTTTCTCGCCCAAAGGCTGTGGAAGTGGATATTGACTATGATGATAGCACATACGTCTTTGCTTCGCCCCAAACTATGGGTATTAAAGCAATGCTTAATATCTCTATTGGTTGTGATAAAAAATGCAGCTATTGTATCGTGCCTTTCACGCGAGGCAGGGAAATCTCTATCCCCAAAGATTTGCTTCTCACAGAGGCAAAAAAACTTGTGCAAAATGGCGCAAAAGAGCTATTGCTTTTAGGACAGAATGTTAATCATTATGGCGTGAGATTTTCCCACCCTCACCCTAGGACAAACTTTACTGATTTATTACAGGAGTTAAGCCAGATTGATGGATTGTATAGAATTCGCTTTACCTCGCCTCACCCGCTACATATGGACGATGAATTTTTAGAAGCATTTGCTACTAATCCTAAAATTGCTAAGGGCATACATATCCCTTTACAAAGTGGCTCTAGCAGGATTCTTAAAATGATGAAGCGTGGATATGATAAGCAATGGTATCTCTCACGGATAGAAAAGCTTAAATCACTTCTGCCTAATGTCGGTATAGGCACGGATATTATCGTAGGATTTCCCACAGAATCCAATGCAGATTTTGCAGATACAATGGAGGTGGTAAAAATCGTAGGCTTTGATACGCTATATAGCTTTGTATATTCGCCACGTCCGTACACAAGTGCATATAGTTATGATAAAAGTATGCAAGTTCCACCCGAAGTAGCAAAGGAGCGTCTAGCGCAATTACAGAATCTTCATAAAGACATCTTACGTAAAAAGGCGCAGGAGGAAAAAGGGCGTGTATATGAAGTGCTAGTAGAAAATCACCGTGATGATGATATGCAGTGCTTTAGCGAGGGGCGCACAAGCCATAATAAACTTATTAAAATCATAGGCAAAGCCCTGCCTATCGGGGCTATCGTGCAGACAAAGATTACACATAATGAGGGCGGGGCGTTAATGGGTGAATTTATAAGAGAGCTTAGTCTTAAGGAAGCTTTAGAGTTTAATATAAGGGCGGCTAATGCTAAGTAG
- a CDS encoding MlaD family protein codes for MERNVQYVWIGAMFFIVLIFMIAFIMWLNRFEIDSTKYKQYYAYSSSEVEGIGINTPIRYKGISIGRVKDVSFKNIKEGTIQIQMLIDAHLNVRENAKVVISSQGLAGANYLSLIQGDGGELRENAEGRKVIELDKGGFEKIINKASELSDDMSVLLKNVNSTLNEQNITEVNAILKEMRLTMEHLQHISAQIDTQTKNGEYNVREILTPTILQLQATLQDMSKFFREASMFLDKVDKNPYDSLFGKQEHKESKR; via the coding sequence ATGGAACGTAATGTGCAATATGTATGGATTGGAGCGATGTTTTTTATCGTCTTAATCTTTATGATTGCTTTTATTATGTGGCTTAATCGTTTTGAAATAGATTCTACAAAATATAAACAATATTACGCATATAGTTCAAGTGAAGTAGAGGGTATAGGCATAAATACACCTATCCGTTATAAAGGTATTAGCATAGGACGTGTGAAAGATGTAAGCTTTAAAAACATAAAAGAAGGCACGATACAGATTCAAATGCTTATAGACGCTCATTTAAATGTGCGAGAGAATGCAAAAGTAGTGATTAGCTCTCAAGGATTAGCAGGGGCGAATTATCTTTCATTGATACAGGGTGATGGTGGAGAATTAAGGGAAAATGCAGAGGGGAGGAAGGTCATTGAGCTTGATAAGGGCGGGTTTGAAAAGATTATCAATAAAGCAAGTGAATTAAGTGATGATATGAGTGTGCTATTAAAAAATGTCAATAGCACTCTTAATGAGCAGAATATAACAGAGGTTAATGCAATTTTAAAAGAAATGCGCTTGACAATGGAACATTTGCAGCATATAAGCGCACAGATTGATACGCAAACAAAAAATGGCGAGTATAATGTGCGTGAGATACTTACACCTACGATTTTGCAGCTACAAGCGACATTACAAGATATGAGTAAGTTTTTTAGAGAGGCTTCTATGTTTTTAGATAAAGTGGATAAAAATCCCTATGATAGCCTCTTTGGGAAGCAAGAACATAAAGAATCCAAAAGATAA
- the gyrB gene encoding DNA topoisomerase (ATP-hydrolyzing) subunit B yields the protein MEKKEYQASNIKVLKGLEAVRKRPGMYIGDTNIGGLHHMIYEVVDNSIDEAMAGHCDHINITLTTEGSAIIEDNGRGIPVDIHPTENLPAATLVLTTLHAGGKFDQDTYKVSGGLHGVGVSVVNALSKRLIMTINKNGHIYRQEFAKGIPQSNLEIIGDTKKHGTTIEFFPDGEVMEVLEFDAQILITRFKEMAYLNHNITICFKDERIGLEENYHFDGGLSQFIQDINKKPLISSVIGFDTIEQECEIEVALAYNEGYDEKVLSFVNNIRTPDGGTHEAGFRAGLSRAIMNYIEANASAREKDSKVSGEDVREGLVAIISTKVIDPQFEGQTKGKLGSSFVKPIVQKLTYEKLSKFFEENPNEARAIMQKAIMAARGREAAKKARDLTRKKENFSVGTLPGKLADCQSKDPRESEIYLVEGDSAGGSAKQGRDRTFQAILPLRGKILNVEKSRLDKILKSDEIKNMITAFGCGIGDEFNLEKLRYHKIIIMTDADVDGSHIQTLLMTFFYRYLKPLVENGHIYIAQPPLYRYKKGKKEIYLKDERTLSEYLIENGIENFSFEGIGNRELLEILKFISHYRSILKELEKRYPMIEVVRYLVENPHLDSLSLEKLSQNIESFLQSKECNILNKNISQERITLYVQTKVGLVELNIDDKLSQDNFFSEARFIYQKIAQRNLEFLNNEDLIVFLEKIEESAKKDAYIQRYKGLGEMNPDQLWETTMIPSNRTLLRVRIDDESNTDEIFTLFMGDEVEPRRAYIQEHAKDVKHLDV from the coding sequence ATGGAAAAAAAAGAATACCAAGCAAGTAATATTAAAGTTTTAAAAGGCTTAGAAGCTGTCCGTAAACGTCCGGGTATGTATATTGGTGATACCAATATAGGCGGTTTACACCATATGATTTATGAAGTAGTAGATAACTCCATTGATGAAGCTATGGCGGGTCATTGTGATCATATCAATATCACACTTACAACAGAAGGAAGTGCAATTATCGAAGACAATGGACGAGGAATTCCAGTAGATATTCACCCTACTGAAAATCTCCCTGCAGCTACACTTGTACTTACTACATTGCACGCAGGCGGGAAATTTGATCAAGATACTTATAAAGTCTCAGGCGGTTTACACGGCGTAGGTGTAAGTGTGGTAAATGCGCTCTCAAAGCGACTTATTATGACTATTAATAAAAATGGACATATTTATCGCCAAGAGTTTGCAAAAGGCATTCCTCAAAGTAATTTAGAAATTATTGGAGATACAAAAAAACACGGCACTACAATAGAGTTTTTCCCTGATGGCGAAGTAATGGAAGTGCTAGAATTTGACGCGCAGATACTTATCACTCGTTTTAAAGAAATGGCATATCTTAATCATAATATTACAATTTGTTTCAAAGATGAACGCATAGGATTAGAGGAAAATTACCATTTTGATGGGGGATTAAGCCAATTTATACAAGATATTAATAAAAAACCTCTTATTTCATCAGTTATAGGGTTTGATACCATAGAGCAAGAATGTGAAATAGAAGTTGCCCTTGCATATAATGAGGGTTATGATGAAAAAGTGTTAAGTTTTGTAAATAATATCCGCACACCCGATGGTGGTACACACGAGGCAGGATTTCGTGCGGGGCTTAGTCGTGCAATCATGAATTATATCGAGGCAAATGCTTCTGCACGGGAAAAAGATTCTAAAGTAAGCGGTGAAGATGTGAGAGAGGGGCTTGTAGCCATTATTTCTACAAAAGTCATTGACCCCCAATTTGAAGGGCAAACTAAGGGCAAACTAGGCAGTTCCTTTGTAAAACCAATCGTGCAAAAGCTTACTTATGAGAAACTCTCAAAATTCTTTGAGGAAAATCCTAATGAAGCACGAGCTATTATGCAAAAAGCCATTATGGCAGCGCGAGGACGTGAAGCAGCAAAAAAAGCGCGTGATTTGACACGTAAGAAAGAAAATTTTTCTGTGGGGACATTACCGGGTAAGTTAGCAGATTGTCAAAGTAAGGATCCTAGAGAATCTGAAATTTATCTTGTAGAGGGTGATAGTGCTGGTGGTAGTGCAAAGCAAGGACGTGATAGAACTTTTCAGGCTATTTTACCATTGCGTGGGAAGATTCTTAATGTTGAAAAATCTCGCCTTGATAAGATTTTAAAAAGTGATGAGATTAAAAATATGATTACCGCTTTTGGCTGTGGAATTGGCGATGAGTTTAATTTAGAGAAGCTCCGCTATCATAAAATTATCATTATGACAGATGCTGATGTCGATGGTAGCCATATCCAAACGCTTTTAATGACATTTTTCTATCGCTATTTGAAGCCGCTTGTTGAAAATGGACATATTTATATCGCTCAACCTCCGCTCTATCGCTATAAAAAAGGCAAGAAAGAAATTTATCTTAAAGATGAACGAACTTTAAGTGAATATCTCATCGAAAATGGCATTGAAAATTTTAGCTTCGAGGGTATAGGAAATAGAGAACTTTTAGAGATTCTTAAATTTATTTCACATTATCGTTCTATTCTCAAAGAGCTTGAGAAACGCTATCCTATGATAGAAGTTGTGCGATATTTAGTAGAAAATCCACATTTAGATTCACTCTCACTTGAAAAACTTAGCCAAAATATAGAATCTTTCCTCCAAAGTAAAGAATGCAACATTCTAAATAAAAATATCAGTCAAGAACGCATTACACTCTATGTGCAGACAAAAGTAGGGCTTGTAGAACTCAATATTGATGATAAGCTTTCACAAGATAATTTTTTCAGTGAAGCACGGTTTATTTACCAAAAAATCGCTCAAAGGAATTTAGAATTTTTAAATAATGAAGATTTAATTGTATTTTTAGAAAAAATTGAAGAAAGTGCTAAAAAAGACGCGTATATTCAACGATACAAAGGCTTAGGTGAAATGAATCCAGATCAATTATGGGAAACTACAATGATTCCATCTAATCGCACACTTTTACGTGTGAGAATTGATGATGAAAGCAATACTGATGAGATTTTTACACTCTTTATGGGAGATGAGGTAGAACCACGTAGAGCCTATATACAAGAGCATGCTAAAGATGTAAAACATCTTGATGTGTAA
- the dnaN gene encoding DNA polymerase III subunit beta, translating into MKISLPKSLLESVLTNCQNFLDKRDRSQITSHIYFEAQNDTLIIRATDYEIWLESHINIPSISQGNATANGRQILDIIKNLKDGDVTIEIKQDSDSILHISQGKSKTKLPTFNADEFPKFPEYDTNKKIHIESTKFLNSIKKINPAVDTNNPKYELNGSLLDIKEYGFNFVATDTRRLALIEYKSQSVDTLPLVIPKKAINEILKLFIDNFEIYHNTTHLIIKNNEYTFYTKLINGKYPDYEKIIPKEFKHKIVLPKDKFIDALQFVKSLANNIKITLTPNEVLFESLNEESGEASTQIEVSTNIENLTLGINSKYILDFLSQIDGNEFTFCINEPNTPFVVINENFSTVIMPVIL; encoded by the coding sequence ATGAAAATCTCACTTCCAAAGAGCTTATTAGAAAGCGTTCTTACAAATTGTCAAAACTTCCTTGATAAACGAGATCGCTCACAAATCACTTCACATATCTACTTTGAAGCGCAAAATGATACATTAATCATCAGAGCTACTGATTATGAAATTTGGCTTGAATCTCATATCAACATACCTTCTATATCTCAAGGAAACGCTACAGCAAATGGTAGACAAATCCTTGATATTATTAAAAATCTTAAAGATGGAGATGTAACAATTGAAATTAAACAAGATTCTGATTCCATCTTACATATTTCTCAAGGGAAATCAAAAACAAAACTTCCTACATTTAATGCTGATGAATTTCCAAAATTCCCAGAATATGACACAAACAAGAAAATCCACATAGAATCCACAAAATTTCTAAATTCTATTAAAAAAATCAATCCAGCTGTAGATACTAATAATCCTAAATATGAATTAAACGGCTCACTTCTTGATATTAAAGAATATGGCTTTAATTTTGTCGCCACAGATACAAGACGACTTGCACTTATTGAATATAAAAGCCAATCTGTGGACACGTTACCACTTGTTATACCTAAAAAGGCTATTAATGAAATTTTAAAACTCTTTATAGATAACTTTGAAATTTATCATAATACTACACATCTTATTATTAAAAACAATGAATACACTTTTTATACTAAACTTATCAATGGCAAATATCCTGATTATGAAAAAATCATTCCTAAAGAATTTAAGCATAAAATAGTGCTTCCTAAAGATAAATTTATTGATGCTTTGCAATTTGTCAAATCACTAGCAAATAACATCAAAATTACACTTACTCCTAATGAAGTGCTTTTTGAATCTCTTAATGAAGAAAGCGGTGAAGCCTCTACGCAAATTGAAGTATCAACTAATATTGAAAATCTCACTCTAGGCATTAATTCTAAATACATTTTAGATTTTCTTTCACAAATTGATGGTAATGAATTTACATTTTGTATCAATGAACCAAATACACCCTTCGTCGTTATAAATGAAAATTTTTCAACCGTCATTATGCCCGTGATTCTCTAA
- a CDS encoding lysophospholipid acyltransferase family protein: MLSRETKRRILSKILPPLMYGILRLLYVLTRHRFHINEYAKTHNFIGAFWHGELLMLPFLYKYFQKHVSKERDKGFYIVLSHHFDASIMAKVCAMFGLKNVRGSSSRGGLKVLIDAFGLLNNGYDVALSPDGPKGPYHSIGDGVVAMSQKTGKLIIPLRVVCSRYWELKSWDKFRIPKPFSRVDYYMLDGFVIDKNMNVEDAKVLVRTHLEKEL; the protein is encoded by the coding sequence ATGCTAAGTAGAGAGACAAAAAGACGCATTTTAAGCAAGATTCTCCCGCCGCTAATGTATGGAATCTTGCGACTTTTATATGTCTTGACACGACATAGATTCCACATCAATGAATATGCAAAAACACATAATTTCATTGGGGCTTTTTGGCACGGGGAGCTGCTTATGCTGCCTTTTTTATATAAGTATTTTCAAAAGCACGTAAGCAAAGAGCGCGATAAAGGCTTTTATATTGTGCTATCTCATCATTTTGATGCAAGTATTATGGCAAAAGTCTGCGCTATGTTTGGCTTAAAAAATGTGCGCGGCTCAAGCTCTAGAGGAGGGTTAAAAGTTTTAATAGATGCCTTTGGACTTCTTAATAATGGCTACGATGTAGCCCTCTCACCTGATGGACCAAAAGGACCTTATCATTCTATTGGCGATGGTGTGGTGGCGATGAGTCAAAAAACAGGCAAACTTATCATTCCTTTACGTGTTGTATGTAGTCGATACTGGGAGTTAAAAAGCTGGGATAAGTTTCGTATCCCTAAGCCATTCTCGCGAGTGGATTATTATATGCTTGATGGTTTTGTAATCGACAAAAATATGAATGTTGAAGATGCAAAAGTATTGGTGCGCACACACTTAGAAAAGGAACTTTAA
- a CDS encoding ABC transporter ATP-binding protein has product MNIIAVKNLYTQYNDVIIHNGISFNVKKGEIFGILGGSGSGKSTLLKNMLFLQKPTSGEITFFGEDIWALREDKRDKILNRCGVMFQFGALFSSMNVLDNVAFLLIQKSQYDKQTIYDISKMWLELVGLNVSVAEKYPYELSGGMKKRVALARALALSPDILFLDEPTSGLDLQSAERFDMLIVKLKEILKITIVMVTHDLDSIKDSVDRLILLEDKQIVFEGSLNELYSQMYHNQTQGKIFTGKRGERFWQNFKNDRI; this is encoded by the coding sequence ATGAATATTATTGCAGTTAAAAATCTCTACACACAATATAATGATGTAATTATCCACAATGGGATTAGTTTTAATGTGAAAAAAGGTGAAATCTTTGGTATTTTGGGAGGGAGTGGCTCGGGTAAAAGCACTCTGCTAAAAAATATGCTCTTTTTGCAAAAGCCTACTTCAGGGGAAATTACTTTTTTTGGCGAGGATATTTGGGCTTTAAGAGAAGATAAACGTGATAAGATTCTTAATCGCTGTGGTGTGATGTTTCAATTTGGGGCATTATTTTCATCAATGAATGTGCTAGATAATGTAGCATTTTTACTCATACAAAAAAGTCAATATGATAAACAAACTATTTATGACATTTCAAAAATGTGGCTGGAATTAGTTGGTTTAAATGTATCTGTGGCAGAGAAATATCCTTATGAATTAAGCGGGGGAATGAAAAAACGTGTTGCCTTAGCCCGAGCTTTGGCATTAAGCCCAGACATTTTGTTTTTAGATGAGCCTACAAGTGGACTTGATTTGCAAAGTGCAGAGCGATTTGATATGCTTATTGTGAAACTTAAGGAAATACTTAAAATTACGATTGTTATGGTTACACACGATTTAGATTCTATCAAAGATAGTGTGGATAGATTGATTTTGCTTGAAGATAAACAAATTGTGTTTGAAGGCTCACTTAATGAGCTTTATAGTCAAATGTATCATAATCAAACGCAGGGTAAAATCTTCACGGGCAAACGTGGAGAACGTTTTTGGCAGAATTTTAAAAATGATAGAATATAG
- a CDS encoding ABC transporter permease, with translation MSFEVKVTLDRIYIELQGRCDYTLEKKSQVVLRKFVNAHAHITLDFTHTSSVDFVFCSFMYGLLKDKDFEMIGVNSQIEAMFALIKRNLENSKNTQSSFSLQLFPMVKYFFMNVGKKIMQFYETCLNFLQFCGTCLWYFSRAVVFPHRFKINSIFYHINESGFKALPVALLTAFIVSYAIALQGVLQLEKMGAPLMSVEIVAKLSLREMGPFILAIVIAGRSASSFSAQLGVMNLTEENDALKTMNLSLYDYLILPRILALVIIMPLLVFVADAVSLFAAMLAVKMQTGISFVQYLERFYEYVGINNFWVGVVKAPFFGAAIALVGCFRGLYVKGDTESIGLETTKSVVNALFWVILINAIFSVITTRLNV, from the coding sequence ATGAGTTTTGAAGTAAAGGTTACATTAGATAGGATATATATAGAGCTTCAAGGGCGATGTGATTACACATTAGAGAAGAAATCACAGGTTGTTTTAAGGAAGTTTGTAAATGCTCACGCACATATTACATTGGATTTCACTCATACTTCATCAGTTGATTTTGTCTTTTGTAGTTTTATGTATGGGCTTTTAAAAGATAAAGACTTTGAGATGATAGGGGTAAATTCTCAAATAGAAGCGATGTTTGCGCTTATTAAACGAAATTTAGAGAATTCTAAAAACACGCAATCTTCTTTTTCACTACAGCTTTTTCCTATGGTGAAGTATTTTTTTATGAATGTTGGTAAGAAAATAATGCAATTTTATGAAACTTGTTTAAACTTCTTACAATTTTGTGGGACGTGTTTATGGTATTTTTCCCGTGCAGTAGTTTTTCCTCATCGTTTTAAAATAAATTCAATTTTTTATCATATTAATGAATCTGGTTTCAAAGCTTTACCTGTGGCACTTTTAACAGCTTTTATCGTAAGTTATGCGATTGCTTTGCAAGGTGTATTGCAATTAGAAAAGATGGGTGCACCGCTAATGAGTGTAGAGATTGTGGCAAAGCTCTCTTTACGTGAGATGGGACCTTTTATACTCGCTATTGTGATTGCAGGGCGAAGTGCCTCAAGCTTTAGTGCACAACTTGGAGTGATGAATCTCACAGAGGAGAATGATGCACTTAAAACGATGAATCTTAGCCTTTATGATTATCTTATTTTGCCACGCATTTTAGCTTTGGTGATTATTATGCCTTTGCTTGTGTTTGTAGCTGATGCGGTGAGTCTGTTTGCAGCAATGCTTGCGGTGAAAATGCAAACAGGCATTAGCTTTGTGCAGTATTTAGAGAGATTCTATGAATATGTGGGGATTAATAACTTTTGGGTAGGTGTGGTGAAAGCTCCTTTTTTTGGTGCAGCAATTGCGCTTGTAGGGTGTTTTCGTGGGCTATATGTGAAAGGTGATACAGAATCTATAGGGCTTGAGACGACAAAAAGTGTGGTAAATGCACTTTTTTGGGTGATTCTCATCAATGCAATTTTTTCAGTTATTACAACAAGGCTTAATGTATGA
- a CDS encoding HP0268 family nuclease → MELKLAKTTLQSKSKAGAKISCEDILKKCTQGTHIFYFDKENSHKDMQKACSFFQKAGHSTHLHEVRYALDEGSYIYELHII, encoded by the coding sequence ATGGAACTCAAACTTGCCAAAACCACACTTCAATCTAAAAGCAAAGCAGGAGCAAAAATCAGCTGTGAGGATATATTAAAAAAATGCACTCAAGGCACACATATCTTTTACTTTGACAAAGAAAATTCACATAAAGATATGCAAAAGGCTTGTAGCTTTTTCCAAAAAGCCGGGCATAGTACACATCTGCACGAAGTGCGTTATGCGCTTGACGAGGGAAGCTATATCTATGAGCTACATATTATTTAA
- the nusA gene encoding transcription termination factor NusA: MEKILDIIDLIAYDKGLDNQVVLEIVKEGLVKIAREEINPYHNYFVEEDSKERTLRLFYRMKVCADDKELNEEEKAIYIPLSNTKELSDVAINDEVDCEIQLEAMSRGAINKLFVNLEYQLQRSIEDQILQNFRAMVGKIVNGQVVGIDKEDNTFIEIESIRAILPQKNRIKGEQFKVGDCVRAILKFVNINRNGLQVELSRTTPKFLEELLAMEVPEIKDNEVIIFKSARIPGDRAKVAVYSNSARIDPIGCCVGVKGVRINAVSKELANENIDCVEYHSTPEIFVAKALTPASVMSVKIEQGAENKRPKAIVQIKSDQKSKAIGKNGVNIRLASMLCECDIELVELASERTPDKEEKIESEKLGIDALSSLFKS, from the coding sequence ATGGAAAAGATTTTAGACATTATTGATTTGATTGCCTATGACAAGGGCTTAGATAATCAAGTGGTGCTAGAGATTGTCAAAGAGGGGTTAGTTAAGATTGCACGTGAAGAAATTAATCCCTATCATAATTATTTTGTCGAAGAAGATAGCAAAGAGCGGACATTAAGGCTATTTTATCGTATGAAGGTATGTGCTGATGATAAGGAGCTCAATGAGGAAGAAAAAGCCATTTATATCCCTCTATCTAACACAAAAGAGCTAAGCGATGTGGCAATAAATGATGAAGTGGATTGCGAAATACAACTAGAGGCGATGAGTAGAGGCGCAATTAACAAGCTTTTTGTGAATCTTGAATATCAACTGCAACGCTCCATTGAAGACCAAATCTTGCAAAATTTCCGCGCTATGGTGGGTAAAATCGTTAATGGGCAAGTGGTAGGCATAGATAAAGAAGACAATACTTTTATTGAAATTGAGAGTATCCGCGCTATTTTGCCACAGAAAAATCGCATTAAGGGCGAGCAATTCAAAGTAGGTGATTGTGTGCGAGCCATTCTCAAATTTGTAAACATTAATCGCAATGGTTTGCAAGTGGAGCTTTCACGCACGACACCAAAATTTTTAGAAGAACTCTTAGCAATGGAAGTGCCAGAGATTAAAGATAATGAGGTGATTATTTTTAAGAGCGCGAGGATTCCGGGGGATAGGGCAAAGGTTGCGGTGTATTCTAATAGCGCGAGGATTGATCCTATTGGCTGCTGCGTGGGCGTAAAAGGTGTGCGTATCAATGCAGTGAGCAAGGAATTGGCAAACGAAAATATTGATTGTGTAGAGTATCATAGCACACCTGAAATCTTTGTGGCTAAGGCTTTGACACCTGCAAGTGTAATGAGTGTGAAAATAGAGCAAGGTGCAGAGAATAAACGCCCAAAAGCAATCGTGCAAATCAAAAGCGACCAAAAGAGCAAAGCCATTGGAAAAAATGGCGTAAATATCCGCTTGGCAAGTATGCTATGTGAATGTGATATTGAGCTTGTGGAATTAGCAAGTGAGCGCACACCAGATAAAGAAGAGAAAATAGAGAGCGAAAAACTTGGAATTGATGCCCTTAGCTCACTTTTTAAATCATAG